A single region of the Halobacterium wangiae genome encodes:
- a CDS encoding alpha-ketoacid dehydrogenase subunit beta has translation MQATIVEAVNDALHTEMAADDDVVVFGEDVAASGGVFRATDELLEEFGGDRVVDTPLSEIAIVGAATGLAMYGYRPVAEIQFSGFLPPAFDQLVTNASRVRWRTRGALTAPMVVRMPYGAGVRALEHHSESMEGAYAHIPGLKVVAPSTPHDTKGLLLASIRDPDPVLFMEPKRIYRSFREEVPEEDYEVPLGEATVRREGSDVTVVSWGSMMPPTLEAADEADADVEVVDLRTISPMDAETVVESVKKTGRAVVVHEGPRSHGVGGDIVARINDEALMYLEAPVERVTGFDTPVPLLSMEDYYFPHPPRILDAIEDAMSV, from the coding sequence ATGCAGGCAACTATCGTAGAAGCAGTCAACGACGCATTGCACACGGAGATGGCTGCCGACGACGACGTCGTCGTCTTCGGCGAGGACGTCGCGGCCAGCGGTGGCGTGTTCCGCGCGACCGACGAACTGCTCGAGGAGTTCGGCGGCGACCGCGTGGTCGACACGCCGCTGTCGGAGATCGCCATCGTCGGCGCCGCGACGGGGCTGGCGATGTACGGCTACCGGCCGGTCGCCGAGATACAGTTCTCGGGGTTCCTGCCACCGGCCTTCGACCAGCTGGTGACGAACGCGAGCCGCGTCCGCTGGCGGACCCGCGGCGCGCTCACCGCGCCGATGGTCGTCCGGATGCCGTACGGCGCCGGTGTGCGCGCACTGGAACACCACTCCGAGAGCATGGAGGGCGCGTACGCCCACATCCCGGGGCTGAAGGTCGTCGCACCGAGCACCCCCCACGACACGAAGGGGCTGTTGCTCGCGTCCATCCGCGACCCCGACCCCGTGCTGTTCATGGAGCCCAAACGCATCTACCGGTCGTTCCGCGAGGAGGTCCCCGAGGAGGACTACGAGGTGCCCCTCGGCGAAGCCACCGTGCGCCGCGAAGGCTCGGACGTCACCGTCGTCTCCTGGGGGTCGATGATGCCGCCGACCCTGGAGGCGGCCGACGAGGCCGACGCGGACGTCGAAGTCGTCGACCTCCGCACCATCTCGCCGATGGACGCGGAGACGGTCGTCGAGTCCGTGAAGAAGACCGGGCGAGCGGTCGTCGTCCACGAGGGACCGCGCAGCCACGGTGTCGGTGGCGACATCGTCGCGCGCATCAACGACGAGGCGCTGATGTACCTGGAGGCGCCCGTCGAGCGCGTCACGGGCTTCGACACCCCCGTCCCGCTGCTGTCGATGGAGGACTACTACTTCCCCCACCCGCCGCGCATCCTCGACGCCATCGAGGACGCGATGTCGGTGTAG
- a CDS encoding thiamine pyrophosphate-dependent enzyme encodes MSENVPTEHPANAAVSAGDPRFLSQDDLSVDTHQIVAPDGTYDAADVPDLDAEQFQDLYRWMLTDRVFSRRMVSIQRRGELGTFGSTRGQEASIIGSAYTLQPDDWLYVGRAWTPMFMRGVPMKDMILFWRGIEEGQQSFAEHNCQIAISIGSHLPLVAGLAWGMDLSGDDAIATAYLGDGATSTGAAHEAINFAGALGVPALFYCQNNQYAISLSADQQTAANTLAQKALAYGMDAIRVDGQDVLAVYDAVTEARERVRNGEPVFVESVTYRMDAHTTSDDPTRYRSDEEVVAWEAVDPLERYREFLESEGLWADIDHDGIVEEIEAEFDAALEEANAFAERGIEEIFAHVYAELPPELQRQFEEFSDLLERRPEMYDHIEQRPKG; translated from the coding sequence ATGAGCGAAAACGTTCCAACCGAACACCCAGCCAACGCTGCCGTCAGCGCTGGCGACCCACGGTTCCTCTCCCAGGACGACCTCTCGGTGGACACCCACCAGATCGTCGCCCCGGACGGAACCTACGACGCGGCGGACGTCCCCGACCTGGACGCCGAGCAGTTCCAGGACCTCTACCGGTGGATGTTGACCGACCGCGTGTTCAGCAGACGTATGGTGAGCATCCAGCGCCGCGGTGAACTCGGTACGTTCGGGTCGACCCGGGGCCAGGAGGCGAGCATCATCGGGAGCGCCTACACGCTCCAGCCAGACGACTGGCTCTACGTCGGGCGCGCGTGGACGCCGATGTTCATGCGCGGCGTCCCGATGAAGGACATGATACTGTTCTGGCGCGGCATCGAGGAGGGCCAGCAGTCGTTCGCCGAACACAACTGCCAGATAGCCATCTCCATCGGCTCCCACCTCCCTCTCGTCGCCGGTCTGGCGTGGGGCATGGACCTCAGCGGCGACGACGCCATCGCCACGGCGTACCTCGGCGACGGCGCTACGTCGACGGGGGCCGCCCACGAGGCCATCAACTTCGCGGGGGCGCTCGGCGTCCCAGCGCTGTTCTACTGCCAGAACAACCAGTACGCCATCTCGCTGTCCGCGGACCAGCAGACGGCCGCGAACACGCTCGCACAGAAGGCCCTGGCCTACGGCATGGACGCCATCCGCGTCGACGGCCAGGACGTCCTGGCGGTGTACGACGCCGTCACCGAGGCCCGCGAGCGGGTCCGGAACGGCGAACCGGTGTTCGTCGAGTCCGTCACGTACCGCATGGACGCCCACACGACCAGTGACGACCCGACCCGCTACCGCAGCGACGAGGAGGTCGTGGCCTGGGAGGCGGTCGACCCGCTGGAGCGCTACCGCGAGTTCCTCGAGTCCGAGGGGCTCTGGGCGGACATCGACCACGACGGCATCGTCGAGGAGATCGAGGCCGAGTTCGACGCGGCACTCGAGGAGGCGAACGCGTTCGCCGAGCGGGGCATCGAGGAGATATTCGCGCACGTCTACGCGGAGCTGCCGCCGGAGCTCCAGCGCCAGTTCGAGGAGTTCAGCGACCTCCTCGAGCGCCGCCCCGAGATGTACGACCACATCGAGCAGCGACCCAAGGGGTGA